The window CGCCTCCGCGCCCAGGGTGGTACGCCAGTCGGCGAGCCGTCGGCACGCGGTTCGCATGATCCACTCGCCGAGTTCGACGATCAGGCCGTTGTCCTCGGCGACGGGGATGAACGCGGCGGGGCTGACCGGCCCGCGTACCGGATGGGTCCATCGCACCAGGGCCTCGACGGCGACCGGGCGATCGTCGCGAAGGTCGATGATCGGCTGGTAGACGACCTGAAAGTCGCCGTCGTCGAGGCTGTGCCGCAGGTCGGCGCCGAGCCGCTCGGCGGCTTCGGTGCGTTCGTCCAGCTCCGGCGTGTATTCGACGAGCTGGCCGCCGCTGGTCTTGGCCGCGTACCGGGCCGTGTCGGCGCGGCGGATCAGCTCGGCCGCACCGTCGAGAGAGACGCCCGACACACCAGAGGAGGCTCCGGAGACAGAACCGGTTCCGGCACGGTCGGCGATAGAAGAAGTAGAAGACGAGGGCAGGGCCGAAGAGGAGATAGACGACAGACGCGGGCCCGAAGAGGTAGCGGGCAGGGCCGAGGGAGCAGAGGAGGCGACGCCCATGCGGGCGTTGAGGAGTAGTTCGTGCTCGCCGGCGTGGACGGGGTGTCGCAACACCTCGGCGAGACGGCCGGCCACGGCCTCGCCGTCGCCGGGCAGCGTGTCGTGGACGAGGACGGCGAATTCGTCGGCGCCCATCCGGGCCACCACGTCGCCGTCGCGGATGCTCTGGCGGAGCAGTTCGGCGACGGCGATCAGGGCCTGGTCACCGACGGCGCGGCCAAGGCGGTCGTTGACGTGTTTGAAGCCGGCCAGGTCGATCATGATCATGTGACAGGGGGCGGTTTGTACGGCGAGGGTGGCCCGCTGTTCGAAGTCGCGGCGGTTGGGCAGGCCGGTGAGGTCGTCGCGCATGGCCAGTTCGCGTAGCTGTCGGGCCTGTATGTCGACACGCGAGACGTAGCCGCTCATGCGTGTGGCGACGAGGACGAAGAGGGCCATCGAGCCGACGGCCACGGCGGCCCAGCTGACCCGGCCGCCGCCGTGTTCACCCTGGACCAGGAGCACGGCGGGGACGAGAAGGGTGGAGCCGGTGAGGACGAGCAGGCGACTGCGGCCGAGGCCGTCCCGGTCGCCGGTGACCGGCCGGGCCATCGATGGGTGGGCGGCCGCGGCGGCCCAGCAGGTGTAGGCGACGAGGTATCCGGCGTAGAGATAGACCGGGTCTACCGCATGGGGCAGGAGTGTGTAGGAGATGTTGCCGGCCAGTGTGATGGCGCTGCCCGCGGTAAGCAGCCACAGGCTGGGGCTGCGCGGGCCGCGGCGCAGCAGGATCGGCGTGATCACGGCGCAGAGCAGGACGCCTACCGTCGGGTATCCGGCGGTGACCAGGCGGGTGAGGACCGGTATCGAGGAGTCCGTGACGACCGGCTCGATCATGAAGGTCCAGTAGACGATGCCGACGCCGACACCGATGATCGCGGAGTCGATGAGGTTGCCGCTGAGGAAACCGCGGTCGGTGCGGCGTTCCCTGGTGAGGCGGAAGAGCGCGACCGTGAGCATCGGGTAGGCGCCGAGGTAAAGGGCGTCGGCCCAGGAGGGGAAAGCGGCCGCACCACCGACCAGGATCTGGACGGCGTAGACGATGTCGCCGAGGATCCAGGTGGCGACTCCGCTCACGAAGAGGTACCAGTTGCCGGCCGAGGCCGGACGGTTGCGACGGGTGCCGGCCATCATGACGACGCAGGATCCGGCAGAGACGGCGGTCGAGACGGTGAGAGAAACCCACCCGTAGGGCAGTGCGGTGTATCCGACGGCGACGACCAGCCCGCACATCAGCCAGACCAGCCATCCGGGGACACGCACAAGTCTCGGCACGACGGTCACCATCGGCCGGACCCGGCCGGAGTTGAGCACCCGGCTCACCCGGGGCGGGCCGCCGCGCATCCACGCCATGGGCACGGCCGGCGACGACGTGGCAGACCCGCTGCGGCGCGCGGATACCGCGATGCACGCCGCCGAACGCGACCCGGAGTCCGCCTACCTCGTCCACAAGAGTGACAGCGCCGCAGCGGCGCGGAACGTCACCGACCCGCAGCAGCCGGACAGGACGGGTGGGCCGGCGGCCAAGACGAAGGGCGGGCCGAGCCGACGCGAGACGGACGGCGCGAGGGGCTGTCAGGAGGCCGAGCGGCGCGGGGCGATCTTCAGGTCGGCCTCGATGGCCGCGGTGGCGGCGAGCAGCGGGGGCAGGATGCGCGCCCGGATGTCGTCGACGGTGGCTCGGGCCGCGTGGATGGAGACGTTGACGGCTCCGGTCACGGTGCCCGCGCGGTCCCGGATCGGGGCGGCGATCGCGCGCAGGCCCTCCTCGAGTTCCTGGTCGACGATCGCGTGGCCCTGCCGCCTGACCTGCACGAGTTCGGCGCGGAGCGCGTCCGGCGTACAGATGGTCCGGTCGGTGAGGGGTTCGAGTTTGGCCCGGCCCAGGTAGGCCTCCAACTCGGCGGCGGGTAGCCCGGCGAGGATGACCCGGCCCATCGATGTGGCGTATGCCGGGAATCGGGTGCCCACATTGATGGCGACCCGCATGATCCTACTTGTCGGGACACGGGCCACATACACGATATCGTCACCGTCGAGCACGGACATCGACGACGATTCGCGGACCTCGGCGACGAGACGTTCGAGGTGCGGTTCGGCGACTTCCGGCAGCGAGATGCTGGAGAGGTACGAGTACCCGAGCTCGAGCACCCGCGGGGCCAGCGAGAACAGCCGCCCGTCGGTGCGCACGTACCCGAGATCGGTGAGGGTGAGCAGGAACCGGCGGGCCGCGGCCCGGGTGAGGCCGCAGACCCGGGCGACGTCACTGAGCGTGAGCTCGGAGTGCTGTGCGTCGAACGCGCGGATCACCGCCAGTCCCCGCTCCAGCGACTGAACGTAGTACGGTTCGCGCGGCATCAGATGATCGACCCGAATCGTTGACGTGACACGGGGCACATCATAGCGTTCTCCATGAGAACTCACGTTCGTCATGCGCACACATTTCGAAGGAGTAAATATGCGGCGACTTCTCGCGGGGCTCGCGGCGGCTGCGCTCGCCGGCTCCCTGGTGGCCTGTGGTTCCGATTCCGGCGGCGGGGCGAAGACCGAGGGCGGTGCCGACCAGGTCAAGGTCGGCGTCATCCCGATCGTCGACGTGGCCCCGATCTACCTGGGGCAGCAGAAGGGCTTCTTCAAGAACCGCAACATCGAGCTCACCCTGGAAGCCGGTCAGGGTGGCGCCGCGATCGTGCCGGGTGTGGTGAACAACCAGACCCAGTTCGGCTTCTCCAACCTGACCTCCCTGATGATCGCCCAGACCAAGGGTCTGCCGATCAAGGCGGTCGCCGCCGGTGTTTCGTCGACCGGCGAGGCCGGCAAGGACTTCGGCGCCGTGGTCGTGAAGGCGGACAGCCCGATCAAGACGGCGAAGGACCTGGCCGGCAAGAAGATCTCGGTGAACACGCTGAAGAACATCGGCGACACCGTCACCCGCGAGTCGGTCCGCAAGGCCGGCGGCGACGACAAGACGCTGAACTTCGTCGAGATGGCCTTCCCGACCATGCCCGCCGCCCTGGAGAAGGGCGAGGTCGACGCCGCGTGGGTGGTCGAGCCGCAGCTGTCCACGATCAAGGCCGCCGGTGGCCGGGAGATCGCCTCGACCTTCGTCGACGCCGCCCCGAACCTGACCGTCGCCGCGTACTTCACCTCGGAGAAGCTGATCGCCGAGAACGCCGACCTGGTCAAGCGCTTCACCGAGGCGATCAACGAGTCGCTGACCTACGCCGACTCGCACCCGGACGAGGTCCGCACGATCCTCGGTTCATACACCAAGATCGACGAGAAGCTGCGCGCGTCGCTGGTCCTGCCGAAGTGGCCGACCCAGATCAACGAGGCGTCGGTGCAGACCCTGGCGTCCCTCGGCGAGAAGGACGGCATCTTCACCGGTACTCCGGACCTGGCGAAGCTGCTGCCGTGACAACGGCCCGCCCGGCCAACCCGGTCCGGTCCGGCAACCCCGCTCTGCTCGGGGTTGCCGGCCTGGCCGGGTTGCTCCTCGTCATCGAACTGGCGCCCCGGATCGGGCTGGTCGACGAGCGGTTCCTGCCGCCGGCCAGCACCATCCTGGGCGCCCTGGTCGACGAAGCGTCAGACGCCGCGTTCTGGACGGCGCTGTCCGACACCATGGTCGCGTGGGCGATCGGCCTGGCCATCGCGGTCGTCGCCGGGGTGCTGGCCGGCCTGGTGATCGGGTCGGTTCCGGTGTTGCGGGCGCTGACCGCGTCGACAGTCGAGTTCCTGCGGCCGATCCCGTCGGTGGCGCTGATCCCGCTCGCGGTGCTGATGTACGGCACCGACCTGGGCTCGACCCTGCTGCTGGTCTGCTACGCCTCGTTCTGGCAGGTCCTGGTCCAGGTCCTGTACGGGGTGGCGGACGTGGATCCGGTCGCCTTCGAGACCGCGAAGAGTTTCCGCTTCTCGGCGTGGGCCCGGATCCGGTACGTGCTGTGGCCGACTGCCCTGCCGTACGTGTTCACCGGCATCCGCCTGGCCGCCTCGGTGGCTCTGGTCCTGGCGATCACCGCCGAACTCGTGATCGGCTCGCCGGGCCTGGGCAAGGAGATCGCGGTCGCCCAGTCCTCGGACGCCGTGCCCACCATGTACGCCCTGGTCGTCGTCACCGGCATCCTCGGTGTCCTGATCAACCTGCTGGCTCGTACCGGCGAGCGCCGCCTGCTCGCCTGGCACCAGTCCGTGCGGGGAGAGGTGCCTGTGTGATGGTGACCATCGCCAAGAGAGTCGGGCTGGCGGTCGCTTTGCCGCTGGTCCTGTTCGTGGGCTGGTACGTGTTCAGTGCCGGCAGCACGAACTTCTACGCCCCGCCGCTGTCCAAGATCCTGACCGCGTTCGGCGACACCTGGCAGACCGAGCGTCTGAAGGCCGACGTGCTGCCGAGCCTGTTGCGCCTGTTCGCCGGATACCTGCTGGCCGCTCTGATCGGCATCGGTCTGGGTGTGGCGATCGGCCTGAACCGCCGGCTGCGCGCCACGATGGAGCCGGTTCTGGAGTTCTTCCGGGCCATCCCGCCGCCGGTGCTGGTGCCGGTGATCATGCTGTTCGCCGGGATCGGGAACGGCATGAAGGTCACCGTCATCGTGTTCGGGTGCATCTGGCCGATCCTGCTGAACACGGTGGAGGGCGTCCGCGCGGTGGACAGCGTGGTGCTGGACACCGCACGCTCGTACGGGGTGAACGGGCCGGCCCGGCTCACCCACGTGGTGCTGCCGTCGGCCAGCCCGCAGATCGCGGCCGGACTGCGCCAGGCGCTGTCCATCGCGATCATCCTGATGGTGATCAGCGAGATGTTCGCCGCGAGCAACGGTCTCGGTTTCACCATCGTGCAGTTCCAGCGCAGCTTCGCGATCCCCGAGATGTGGAGCGGGATCATCCTGCTCGGCCTGCTCGGTTTCATGCTGTCGCTGCTTTTCCGGCTCGCCGAGCGGCGGGTTCTGCGGTGGTACGAGGGCCTGCGCGCGGCGCAGCGCGCCGGCTAGGGGGCGACGATGCTCGAAGTCAAGGGATTGCGGAAGGTCTACCGGTCCGGAAGTCGCGAGGTCGAAGCGCTTCGGGACCTGACGTTCACTGTGGACAACGGCGATCTGGTCTGCCTGGTCGGCCCGTCCGGCTGCGGCAAGACGACGCTGCTGCGCTGCATCTCCGGCCTGCTCGACCCGACCGGCGGGGACGTCCGCGTCAACGGCAAGGCGGTCGACGGTCCGCCGGAGGGCATGGCGGTGGTCTTCCAGGAGTACGGGCGGAGCCTGTTCCCCTGGATGAGCGTGCGGGACAACGTGGAGCTGCCGCTCAAGCAGAAGAAGGTGGCCAAGGCCCGCCGGGCCGAACTGGTGGAGCAGTCGCTGGACGCGGTCGGCCTGTCCGGCTCCGAGTCGGCCTACCCGTGGCAGCTCTCCGGCGGCATGCAACAGCGGGTGGCGATCGCCCGGGCGGTCGCCTATGAGCCGCAGACGCTGCTGATGGACGAGCCGTTCGCGGCGGTCGACGCGCAGACCCGCGCCGACCTCGAGGACCTGGTCCGTAAGCTGTGGAAACGGCTCGGTGTGACGATCCTGTTCGTCACCCACGACATCGACGAGTCGGTGTATCTGGGGCAGCGGGTGGTGATGCTGTCGTCGTCACCTACCGTGGTGCAGGACGAGTTGGTCATCGACCTGCCGGCCGAGCGCGACCAGCTGACCACCCGGGCCGACCCGGCGTTCATCGCGATGCGGACCAGGGTCTACGAGCAGATCCAGGCGGCGAAGAAGAACGCCGGACAATAAACCCGCAGAACAAAAGGGCCCGGTCATCCGTACGAGATGACCGGGCCCTTTTTGACTCAGCGAACGCCGATCGCGTCCTGGATCTCGGCCCGCGCATTGTCTGCGCCGCTGAAGCCGAAGGCGGAAACGGCGGCCGGATTCGGCTGCGGAATCGGGTCGCACTGCTTGTCGGAACGGTTTCCGCGGACCCGGTCCGGCAGTTCGCCGGTGGCCAGGTAGGCCGCGATGGTGTCGTCGGTGCAGGCGATCCCGTTCAGCGAACCGGAGTGGGTGGTGCCGCCGACGCCCTCGATGAGGACCGACTTCGGGAAGCGCTTACGCACCTCGATGGCGCCCGAGTACGGGGTCGCGGCGTCGTTGGTCTCGGCGATCAGCAGGATCGGCGGAACCTTCTTGCCGTTGATCTCGACGGGCTTTCCGGCCTTGGCGCCCCAGTTCAGGCACGGTGCGTTGTACCAGGCGTTGTTCCAGGTGATGAACGGGTACTTGGAATAGATCTTCCAGTTATCCCGCTGCCATTTCGACCAGTTCTGCGGCCACTTCACATCGGTGCACTGGACGCCCAGGTAAACGGCGTAACCGTTGTCCGAACCGGCCGCGCCGGGCTCGGCGTACTGATCGAGCAGCGGCGCCGGGTCCTTGTCGTTGACCCAGGCGGCGAACGCCGAGGCGACGTCCTCCCAGCCGAAGACGTAGTAGCCGGCCGAGACGAAGATGTCGTTCCACTCGTCCGGGCCGATCTTGCCGGCGGCCGGGCTCTTGATCAGCGAGTAGAGCGTCGAATAGTACTTCTGCTTCACCACCTTGGCCGTCTTGCCGAGGTGGTAGGTGGCGTCGTTCTTCGCGACCCAGCCGAAGAAGACGTCCATGTTCTTGTCGAACTGGATGTCCTGGTCGAGGTTCGCGTCGTACCAGACCCGCTCGGGGTTGACCACGCCGTCGAAGACGAACCGGCGGACCCGGTCCGGGTGCTGCGTCGCGTAGACCTGGCCCAGGTAGGTGCCGTACGAGAAGCCGTAGAAGTTGATCTTCGACTGGCCGAGGGCCTTGCGCAGGCTCTCCATGTCGGCGACCGAGTCGGTGGTCTTCAGGTGGTCGAGCAGGGCGCCACCGGCCGCGTCGCACGCCTTCGCGTACCCCTTGGCCTTGTTCAGCCAGGTGTTCTCGAGCTGCCGGGTGACCGGGACGTAGAACGGCCTGTTGTAACCGGCGTAGTTCGGGTCGCAGGCCAGTGACGGGACGCTCGAGCCGACGCCGCGCGGGTCGAAGCCGATCCAGTCGTAGAACTCGCCCGCGCCGTTCGGCACGTACTCGCCGAGCACCGCCAGGCCGAGACCGGAGCCGCCGGGGCCGCCCGGGTTGGTGAGCATGACGCCCTGGTAGGCGGAGTCGGCGGACTTGTGCTTGATCCGCGAGACGGCAATCTTGATCTTGGTGCCGTTCGGCTTGGCGTAGTCGAGCGGCACCACCAGGAACCCGCACTGCGCGCCACGCGCCTGGAGACTGGGGCGCGTACACGTACCCCAGTCGATGGCTGGTGGGGTGTAGCCGCCGGTCTTGGCCGTCGCTGCCGCCGCGACCGGAATCGTGCCGGCGCCGATCAGGAGACCGACGGAGGCGGCGATGGTGGCCGCCAGGATTTTCTGCATCCCTTGCCTTCCGCTTGTCGAGCCGCCCGTCCAGCCGGTCCGGCCCGGGGCGGTTCCCGCAGCCTAACCATCCAGACATGGACATGCGCCCACATGCAGATATGGGCATGAGTTCATGCCACGGTAGGTATCGATTGATATGAAAGCCCAGCCGCTCTCCGGTGCGATGCTTCGGACTCTGTCCGTTCCCCTCAGTACACGGAGGACCACCCCGTGCGAGCACTATCCATCGTGGGCGTGGCCGGGCTGATCGCCTCGGGCCTCGCCGTCGCCACCCCGGCCCAGGCGGCCGCCGCGGCGCCGGACATCCCGGTCGCCAACGTGAAGGCCCACCTCACCCAGCTGCAGAGCATCGCCACCGCCAACGGCGGCAACCGCGCCCACGGCCGGCCCGGATACCTGGCCTCGGTCACCTACGTGAAGAACCTGCTGGACGCGGCCGGGTTCACGACCACGCAGCAGTCGTTCACCTACAACGGAGCGACCGGCTACAACCTGATCGCCGACTGGCCGGGCGGCGACACGTCCGACACCCTGATGATCGGCGGGCACCTGGACAGCGTCACCGCGGGCCCCGGCATCAACGACAACGGATCCGGCTCGGCGGGCATCCTCGAAGTGGCACTGCAGGTCTCCCGCTCCGGCTTCCAGCCCGACCGGCACCTGCGTTTCGCCTGGTGGGGTGCGGAGGAGCTGGGGCTGCGCGGCTCGACGGCGTACGTCAACTCGCTGACCACGGCGCAGAAGGCGGCGATCACCGGGTACCTGAACTTCGACATGATCGGCTCGCCCAACCCCGGGTACTTCCTCTACGACGGGGACAACTCCGACGGCACCGGATCCGGCCCCGGCCCGGCCGGCTCGGCACAGATCGAAGCCACCCTCGCCGCGTACTTCACCTCGATCGGTGTACCGACCCGCGGCACCGACTTCGACGGCCGCAGCGACTACGGCCCGTTCATCGCCGCCGGCATCCCGGCCGGTGGCATCTTCACCGGCGCCGAGCAGTCCAAGACGTCCGCGCAGGTCGCGCTCTGGGGCGGTACCACCGGCCGGTTCGACCCCTGCTACCACGCGTCGTGCGACACCACGTCGAACATCAACGACACCGCGCTGGACCGCAACAGCGACGCCATCGCGTACACGGTGTGGACGCTCGCCGACGGTGGCACCACCACGCCGCCCGGCACCACGGTCTGGTCCGACGGACTGGAGACCGCGACCGGCTGGACCCAGGGCACGACCGACACCGCCACGGCCGGCCGGCTGGAGCGCGGCAACCCGGAGGCGACCACCAGTTCGGGCGTCGCCACCCAGCTGAACGCGGCCGCCGAGGGCAGCTACGCCCTGGTGACCGGGGCCACCGCCGGAGCCAGCGCGGGCGCCAACGACCTGGACGGCGGGATCACCACGATCACCTCGCCGTCGATCACCCTGCCGACCGGCACGCTGACCCTCAGCCTGTCCTGGTACCTGGCCTACCTGAACAACGCCACGAGCGCCGACTACCTGCGCGTCCGGGTGGTGTCCGGGACGACCACGACGACGGTGCTCAGCCAGACCGCGGCGGCGGCCAACAAGGCGGCGGCCTGGACGACCGCGACGGCGAACCTGTCGTCGTACGCCGGACAGACGATCCGCATCCAGGTGGAGGCAGCCGACGCCGGCACCGCGTCACTGGTCGAGGCGGCCGTCGACAACCTCGTGATCACCCGCTCGTAGGACGGATCCGCCCGCCGGCCCCGTGCCGGCGGGCGGAAATCCTCAACCCCGGATGCTCCCGGCCGATCGGGGACCTCAGTCCCGGCCCCGGTCAGTAGTGAGGAGCACCCCCATGACGCAGCCCGCCGGATGGTATGCCGATCCGAGCGGCCTGCCGGCGCAACGCTGGTGGGACGGCCGGCAGTGGACCGACCACGTCCAGCCCGGCGGCACCCCGATACCGCCGCCGAACGGGTACTTCCCACCGGTCCCGCCCAGCGGACCGGCCGCACCCGGAGCGCACACGATCGCGCCGGACGACCCGGAACAGGCCCCGCTCTACGCCACCCAGCCGGCCGGATTCCAGCACGGTGGCCTGCCGACCCTCGCCGAGTCCCGGCCCGCCGCTCCGCCGCCGCATCCCGAGGTGCCGACCGTGCCGTACTCGATGCCGCCCGTCGACGCCGTCGCCGAACGCCTCGGTTTCGCCCCGCCCGCCCCGGCCCCGCAACAGCCGGTCCCGGCCGGCTGGCGGCGGATGGCCGGGCCGGTGGCCCTCGCCTTGGTCGCGGCGATCGTGCTGGCCCTGGTCACCTTCATCCTGCTGGGTCACTGACCGGTCCGGTCAACGGCCGGGAGCGCACCGAGAGCGTTTCGAGAGCGCCGTCGACGATCCTGTGACCACGCCGGGCGGGGTTCACGCCCCAAGCTGCAGCCCCGCCCGGCCCGGACCGATCCTCAGTCGGACAGGTCCCGGTGGATCGCCCACAGGGCCACCGGAACCGCCGCCGCGGTCCACGCGAGCAGGAACAGCAGGGCCTTGGTGTTGCCCGCGGAGGCCATCGCGAACGAGGCGAACGGCAGGCCGATCGCCATCCGGTTGATGATTCCCTCGGCGAACAGCAGCCAGGCGAAAACGCCACCGAGCAGCCACAGCGGACGCCGGACCACCGCGGTGCACAGCGTCCCGAAGACCGCCATCACCGGCGCCACCAGCACCGTCGACCGGTAGTGGGCGGCGTTGTCGTCGAGCAGCACGGCCACCCCGCTGACCGCGGCCAGCACCGTGCCGAGCACCGCCGCCGAGAGGCACTGGGCGATCAGGACCCGCCACCGGTGCGGGTGGTTGAGGTAGACGAGGACCATGGTCCGGTGCTGGAAGTGCTGCGCGGTCACCGTCACCGCGATGCCGAAGGCGCCCAGCCCGGCGAAGAGCGACCAGGCCTCCCGGCTGAACCAGCCGAACAGCGCGGCCATGAAGGCGAACCCGATCAGTGCCAGCCACGACGACATGATGCTGACGCTGCGGTACAACTCGCTGCGCACGACGGCGATCATCGGGCCTCCGACACGCTCATGAAGATGTCCTCCAGGTTCTGCGACTCGGCCACCAGCTCGTAGACCGCGACCTGCGCGGCGAGCGCGATGTCACCGGCCTCCTCCGGACTGAGACCAGAGACGAACAGAAACGGCCCCTGCGGTACGACACTCGCGCCGTAATGCTCGAAGGCCTTGGTCAGCCGTTCCGGGTCGGCGCCCCGAACCCGCAGCCGGGCGGTCCCGGTCAGCTCGGCCAGCGTCCCGGACGCCAGGATCCGCCCCTGCCCGATGATCACCACGTCGTCGACGAAGTGCTCCAGCTCGGCCAGCAGGTGACTGGAGATCAGCACGGTGCCCCCGCCCGCCGTGTGCGCCAGCAGCAACTCCCGGAGCCAGGCCATGCCCGGCGGGTCCAGGCCGTTCGCCGGTTCGTCGAGCACCAGCACAGACGGTTCGCCGAGCAGGGCGGTGGCCACCGCGAGGCGCTGCTTCATGCCGAGCGAGTAGTCGCCGGTCCGTTTGGTGGCGGCGTCCTCCAGGCCCACGTACTCCAGCAGTCGGCCGACCCGCTCGCGGGGGAAGCCGCCGAGCAGCGCCTGGGTGCGCAGGTGGGCGTACCCGGATTGACCCGGATGGCTCAGGCCCTGCTCGATGACCGCGCCGACGTGCCGGACCGGGTGGTCGAGCTCCCGGTAGCGGCGGCCGTTGATCAGGGCGGCGCCCTTGGTGGGCCGGGTCAGCCCGAGCAGGATCCGCAGGGTGGTGCTCTTGCCGGAGCCGTTGAGCCCGAGCAGGCCGGTGACCCGGCCGGGAGCGGCGGTGAACGTCACGTCGCGGACGGCGTCCACCTTCCCGTAGGTCTTCGTCAGATCCCGGATCTCGATCATGCCGGGCATTCTCCCGGCCCCTGTCAAGCCCTCGGACGGTAACTGTTCGATCACTCCGGCCGGCTCTGAGAGCCGGCCGCGGAAGTCCGAAGTGACCGATCACGGATAGACGGGTGCGCTTGGGGTATTGGACGGATAGCGTGATCACCACGTGGTTCGGTCAGTCCCAGCCCTCCGGCGGAAGGACCGCATGTCCGGAAACGGTTCGCCGGCACATCGTGCGCCCGGTTCGGTTCAGCGCAACCGGCTGATCGCCGTCGGCGTGGGTGTGGCGCTGCTGGTGATCCTGCTCTTCGCGCTGCTGGCGTACTGCACGACACCCGACGATCCGGGTTCGACGACCGCGGATCCGGGCAGCAGCGTGGGCGCGTCGGCCACCGGTTCGGCGGTGCCGCCGAACGGAGGCGGCGAGGCCGCGCCGATACCCAGCGGCAGTACCCCGGGCACGCCGACCGAGGAGGTCACCACCGCGGATCCCACCGGGTCACCGGAGGACGAGACCGGCGGTGGCGGCGATGACCCGGAGGACACGTCCACACCGGAGGGTGGGGTGGACGCCGGTGGTGGCAGCCAGACCGACGGCCGACGACTCGCCCTTCTGGTGACGGGTGGATTCCTCCTGGTCGCGGCGGCGGGCGTCGGGACGTACGCCATCCGTCGACCTCCGCACCATCGCTGACCGTGCCCCGGCCGCGCATCCGTGATCGTCGGGCGGCGGCGTTCGCCGTCGTCCTGGCGCTGCTCGGCGCCCTGACCGTCGCCATCGGACTGCGCACCGAGGACGGCCTGCCACCGCTTCCGGCCGCCGCACCCGTGCTTCCGGCTCAGGCGGCGCCCCGGGCTGCGGAGGCGGACGCCACACCCCCGGCGGCGGCGAAGGCGGCGCCCACGCCGGTGACGGCCCTGCAGCGGGCGATCCCGGTGCGGCTGCGGATTCCGGCGATCGGTGTGGACACTCCGATCATGCAGCTGGGGCTGCAACGGGACGGGTCTCTGGAGGTGCCGCCGCTGCGCGGCGACGCGCCGGCCGGCTGGTATCGCGACTCGCCGACGCCGGGCGAGACCGGCTCGTCGGTGCTGGCCGGGCATGTGGACACCGCGCGGGACGGCCCGGCGGTCTTCTTCCGGTTGCGGGAGCTCAAGACCGGAGACCCGATCGCGGTACGGCGTGACGACGGCACCGTGGCGACGTTCCGGGTGTCGCGGGTCGCGCTCTATGCCAAGCGGGACTTCCCGACGGCCGAGGTGTACGCGCCGATCAACCGCCCGGGGCTCCGCCTGATCACGTGCGGCGGTGCCTTCGACCGGAGTGAGGGCAGCTACCGGAGCAACGTGGTGGTGTTCGCCGACGCCGCGCATTAGGGGTCCGAAACCGATTCCGGGACCGGTTCCACCCCTCTTTTCGGTCAGCTTGGTTCCGGAACTCGCCAGGTTCATACCGATCTTCGCGGTATGCCGGTTACCCCTGCTTGACATGGAGCTTCGACGATTGGTTCTGTGACGGGCATCATTGCGATCTTGTTTCGGAAGGAATCCCTCCGCATGACGAGACCCCGCCCGATCCGTCGCGCCGCCACGGTGGCGCTCACCCTCGGGCTCGCCCTCAGCGTGGCACCGGCTCTGCCGGCCGCCGCGCACGGTTGGACCGCCGGCGTCCAGGACCTCGGCCCCAACGTCACCGTCTTCGACCCGAGCACGCCGGTCAGCCAGATCCAGGCCACCCTGGACGCGACCTACGCCAAGCAGGTCGACAACGAGATGGGTACGGCCCGGTACGCGTACCTGTTCAAGCCGGGTACCTACGGCACCGCCGAGCAGCCGCTCCAGATCAAGGTCGGCTACTACACGGAGATCGCCGGTCTCGGGGCCAACCCCGGGGACGTGGTGATCAACGGCAAGGTCGAGGCGTACAACCGCTGCCTCGGTTCCGACCCGGCCAACCCGAACTGCATCGCGCTGGTCAACTTCTGGCGCACCCTGTCCAACCTGACCGTCAACATCAACGGTGCCGGCCAGGACGGCTGC of the Actinoplanes sichuanensis genome contains:
- a CDS encoding class F sortase, which codes for MPRPRIRDRRAAAFAVVLALLGALTVAIGLRTEDGLPPLPAAAPVLPAQAAPRAAEADATPPAAAKAAPTPVTALQRAIPVRLRIPAIGVDTPIMQLGLQRDGSLEVPPLRGDAPAGWYRDSPTPGETGSSVLAGHVDTARDGPAVFFRLRELKTGDPIAVRRDDGTVATFRVSRVALYAKRDFPTAEVYAPINRPGLRLITCGGAFDRSEGSYRSNVVVFADAAH
- a CDS encoding M28 family metallopeptidase — its product is MRALSIVGVAGLIASGLAVATPAQAAAAAPDIPVANVKAHLTQLQSIATANGGNRAHGRPGYLASVTYVKNLLDAAGFTTTQQSFTYNGATGYNLIADWPGGDTSDTLMIGGHLDSVTAGPGINDNGSGSAGILEVALQVSRSGFQPDRHLRFAWWGAEELGLRGSTAYVNSLTTAQKAAITGYLNFDMIGSPNPGYFLYDGDNSDGTGSGPGPAGSAQIEATLAAYFTSIGVPTRGTDFDGRSDYGPFIAAGIPAGGIFTGAEQSKTSAQVALWGGTTGRFDPCYHASCDTTSNINDTALDRNSDAIAYTVWTLADGGTTTPPGTTVWSDGLETATGWTQGTTDTATAGRLERGNPEATTSSGVATQLNAAAEGSYALVTGATAGASAGANDLDGGITTITSPSITLPTGTLTLSLSWYLAYLNNATSADYLRVRVVSGTTTTTVLSQTAAAANKAAAWTTATANLSSYAGQTIRIQVEAADAGTASLVEAAVDNLVITRS
- a CDS encoding ABC transporter ATP-binding protein yields the protein MIEIRDLTKTYGKVDAVRDVTFTAAPGRVTGLLGLNGSGKSTTLRILLGLTRPTKGAALINGRRYRELDHPVRHVGAVIEQGLSHPGQSGYAHLRTQALLGGFPRERVGRLLEYVGLEDAATKRTGDYSLGMKQRLAVATALLGEPSVLVLDEPANGLDPPGMAWLRELLLAHTAGGGTVLISSHLLAELEHFVDDVVIIGQGRILASGTLAELTGTARLRVRGADPERLTKAFEHYGASVVPQGPFLFVSGLSPEEAGDIALAAQVAVYELVAESQNLEDIFMSVSEAR
- a CDS encoding ABC transporter ATP-binding protein, translated to MLEVKGLRKVYRSGSREVEALRDLTFTVDNGDLVCLVGPSGCGKTTLLRCISGLLDPTGGDVRVNGKAVDGPPEGMAVVFQEYGRSLFPWMSVRDNVELPLKQKKVAKARRAELVEQSLDAVGLSGSESAYPWQLSGGMQQRVAIARAVAYEPQTLLMDEPFAAVDAQTRADLEDLVRKLWKRLGVTILFVTHDIDESVYLGQRVVMLSSSPTVVQDELVIDLPAERDQLTTRADPAFIAMRTRVYEQIQAAKKNAGQ
- a CDS encoding DUF2510 domain-containing protein → MTQPAGWYADPSGLPAQRWWDGRQWTDHVQPGGTPIPPPNGYFPPVPPSGPAAPGAHTIAPDDPEQAPLYATQPAGFQHGGLPTLAESRPAAPPPHPEVPTVPYSMPPVDAVAERLGFAPPAPAPQQPVPAGWRRMAGPVALALVAAIVLALVTFILLGH
- a CDS encoding alpha/beta hydrolase → MQKILAATIAASVGLLIGAGTIPVAAAATAKTGGYTPPAIDWGTCTRPSLQARGAQCGFLVVPLDYAKPNGTKIKIAVSRIKHKSADSAYQGVMLTNPGGPGGSGLGLAVLGEYVPNGAGEFYDWIGFDPRGVGSSVPSLACDPNYAGYNRPFYVPVTRQLENTWLNKAKGYAKACDAAGGALLDHLKTTDSVADMESLRKALGQSKINFYGFSYGTYLGQVYATQHPDRVRRFVFDGVVNPERVWYDANLDQDIQFDKNMDVFFGWVAKNDATYHLGKTAKVVKQKYYSTLYSLIKSPAAGKIGPDEWNDIFVSAGYYVFGWEDVASAFAAWVNDKDPAPLLDQYAEPGAAGSDNGYAVYLGVQCTDVKWPQNWSKWQRDNWKIYSKYPFITWNNAWYNAPCLNWGAKAGKPVEINGKKVPPILLIAETNDAATPYSGAIEVRKRFPKSVLIEGVGGTTHSGSLNGIACTDDTIAAYLATGELPDRVRGNRSDKQCDPIPQPNPAAVSAFGFSGADNARAEIQDAIGVR